The Nitrospira sp. CR1.1 genome segment GTGAATCCTCCTTCTGAACATGATCATGTAGTTAATGGTTCGCATTCGTTTCAAGCACCGAGGACGAAGTGCCGAGGGATAAGCCCCCAGACCGTGTACCTCTGTCCTAGACCTTGATCTTGATATGTTCACCCTTAAGCCACTTGATCATGAACTCGTTTTCCTGGCCCGGTGTGAAGCCGGTCCGGACTGGTTCCCACGGCCCACGGGCTCCGATGCCGCCGTCTTCCGCCTTGGTGATGCGGATCAAGCATTCCTTCGGAACCGTGTTGATGCCGTGGTGATCGATGGCATAGCCCCACTTGAACTTCCAGGCAATCGTGTGTTTGCCGGGGAGTGAGTCGGTCTGGTGCATCGGCATCAGCCAGTTTCTGGTAAACGACTGTTGGGCGCCGTACCGGAAGTTGGACTGATAGCCGGTGTCCACCGCGATGGCGCGTCCGTCTGGCCGCGTCTCGTGGCCCTTCACCGACTTCGCCGTGGCGACGTACGGCGCATGCTTGGCCATCGTGACGTGGTAGGGATACGCCGGGTTGTACTTGGCCCGGATCATCAGACGGGACACCTTATAGAACGGATCCGAGGGCTTCCAGCCACGATAGGGCCGGTCCACCGGGTTACCGTCGACAAAGACGTAGTCGCCGTCGTTGATGCCGCGGTCTTTCGCCGCTTGCGGGTTGATGTGCAACTGGTGTTCGCCGACACCCGGCGTCCGTTTGTCCATGCGGTACGGATCGCCGAAGTTCGACTCATAAATCTGCACCCAGTCGTTCACCGACCATTGGCTATGCACCCGGTGCCGGGTCTTGGGCGTGACGCAGTAGAACTGGTAGCCCTTTTCCCACAACGGGTTCGGATGCCGCTTGATTTCCGCCCACGGCAGCTTGATGTTCCGCACGTGCTTGTCATCATGGTGCTGCGCGGTGATCGGAATACCGTAGTCATCCGGCCGAATGAACGGATTGTTGGAGAAAATCGCATTCGGCAGATACGGCGTACACTCCGGGCCTTCCCGGTGGACGATGAAGTTTTCGCCGTACTCGATGGCTTCCGGCTCGACACGGTAGGTCTCGATACGACCCGACCGCGTCCACTGGGGCTTGGACTCGTTGGTCTCTTCCCAGAGCGGATGCCGCGGATAGGTGCGGCCCATGACCATCCACCCCTTTTCCGACTTCAACATGACGTCCGCGCTGTACCCGTAGCAGGTGGCGCTGGCATCCAGCATCCGCTGCGGATAGACATCGACGCGGTTCATGTACACGAAGTGGAAGACGCCGCGGAAGCGCGCATCCCCGGTCATTTCCGCCAACTTGGCGGCGACGCCGGCGAAGGTGTCCGCATCGTTGCGGGTGTCGTACAGCGGACGGATGCCGCCCTTCCAGATCTGAATCCACGGATTGGAGACCGTGCCCGTCATTTCCGGATAGGTAAACTCCATCCACGAGTTACACGCAAACGCCACGTCGGCATGGTTGACGTCCGAGGTCATCTCGATGTCTTGCGTGACGATCATCTCGATGTTCGGATCGACGTTTTTCACCATGTCATAGTGGTGTTTGGCGTTGTTCAGAATGTTCACGTTGGTGACCCAGCGGACTTTGCTGGGGCTCGGCATGTGGGTCTTGCCGGTGAACACCTTACGACCGTACTTCGGCGTGTTGACGATCAAGGCCGTATCACCATGGTTCCAGTACCCGACTTCTTCACCATAGTAATAGGAACGAGTCTTGATCTCTTTGCCGTGCGCATTCGCATCCAAGGTCAGGTTGAACGGATCTTCGCCGGTATGCACCGCGAGGCCCGCGCCGGACCAGGGCACGGCGTTCCAGATGCCGGCCTTGTAGTTGCCGGACCAGGTATGGCAGCCCGTGCCGAATTTGCCGATGTTGCCGGTGATGGTCATAATGAACGCCGCCGCCCGTCCCATTTCCGTCATGTGGAAATAGTGGCAGACGCCTTCGCCGTTATGCATCGCGGCCGGCTTGATCGTGCCCGAATCCCGTGCCCACCGGACGATGAGGTCCTTCGGCGCGCGGGTGATCTGGTGAGTGGTATCCAGGTCATAGTCCTGGAGGTGCACCTGATACATCTGATAGAGCGGCATCACGTCGATTTCCCGGCCATTGAGCAATTTCACCCGATGGGAGCCGGTCAACGCGGGATCAATGCCGCTGGCCTTGAAGTGGAAGCCCACTTGCTCCCGGTGCAGCGGGACCGCTTGGCCCTTCGCCATGTCCCAGACCATCATGCCGCCGAGCCGTTCGATTTGCTCCGGCTTCAAGGACTGGATCCGTCCCGAATAGCTCTTGGAGAAATCCGGGAACTTGTAGTCGGCCAGCACGTCGCGTGGATCGAGATACTGGAGCGTATCCGTCCGAATGAGCAACGGCAGGTCGGTAAATTCCTTGATGTAATCGATGTCTTGCAAGTTTTCATCGAAGATGATCTTTGCAGCACCGAGGAAGTTCGCACCATCGGTCTCCGGCCGCAACGGAATCCAGTAGTCGGCGCGGTAGGCCGTGGGGTTGTACTCCGGCGTAATGACGACGATACGCGCGCCGCGCTCGATGGATTCGAGCTTCCAGTGCGCTTCCGGCATCTTGTTCTCGACGAAGTTCTTGCCCCAGCTGGTGTTCAGCTTGGAGAAGCGCATGTCGGAGAGGTCCACGTCGCAATTCTGGGTCCCGTTCCAGAACGGATGGGACGGATCCTGGTCGCCGTGCCAGGTGTAGTTGGAGTAGTACTTGCCGCCTTGCGCCTTTTCGGCATCGACTTTGCGGATCCAGGAATCGAGCAACGGCAAGCAGCCGCCGTTGAACCGGGTGTTCATCATCTTGCCGATGATGCCGAGAACCGGCATGCCGGCGCGATGCTTGAAGGTCCGCACGCCCGCGCCCTTCATCATTTCGATCATTTCCGGCGCATACCCCTGCTCGCGGAGCCGACGGGCTCCGGCTTCTCCGCTGTAGCGCGTCGCGATGATCACGGCGCCTTTGGCCACATAGGTGAAGGCCGTATCCCACGACACCCGGTTGAGGTCGTCCAAGAAGCGGCTGTCGAACTTGTACTTGCGCTTCACGTCGGGCGTCAGCTCGGGGGAGCCATCGTCCATCCACTGCTTCCAGCCTTTCCGCATCAACGGCCCCTTCAAGCGATAGGGTCCGTACACGCGGCGGTGGAAGGTGAAGCCTTTCAAGCACATGCGCGGGTTATGCGCGAACGTCCCGCGGTTGCCATAGAGGTCTTCGTAGGTCTGGTGGTCGTAGTTCTGTTCCACCCGCATGACGACGCCGTTGCGGACGAAGGCCCGGACGCGACAGCCGTGCGTGTCGTTCGGGGAACAGCACCAGGTAAAGGATGAATCGTACCGGTACTGGTCGTGATACACACGCTCCCAGGACCGATCCGGGTACTCACCCAGCGGGTTGCCCACCTCGATGACCGGCTGCAGCGCGGTCAGTGCGAGGACTTTGTCCGCGACGGCCACGGCCGCCACGGTGCCCGCTGAAATTTTGAGAAACTGTCTC includes the following:
- a CDS encoding molybdopterin-dependent oxidoreductase, with the translated sequence MQVSVSRRQFLKISAGTVAAVAVADKVLALTALQPVIEVGNPLGEYPDRSWERVYHDQYRYDSSFTWCCSPNDTHGCRVRAFVRNGVVMRVEQNYDHQTYEDLYGNRGTFAHNPRMCLKGFTFHRRVYGPYRLKGPLMRKGWKQWMDDGSPELTPDVKRKYKFDSRFLDDLNRVSWDTAFTYVAKGAVIIATRYSGEAGARRLREQGYAPEMIEMMKGAGVRTFKHRAGMPVLGIIGKMMNTRFNGGCLPLLDSWIRKVDAEKAQGGKYYSNYTWHGDQDPSHPFWNGTQNCDVDLSDMRFSKLNTSWGKNFVENKMPEAHWKLESIERGARIVVITPEYNPTAYRADYWIPLRPETDGANFLGAAKIIFDENLQDIDYIKEFTDLPLLIRTDTLQYLDPRDVLADYKFPDFSKSYSGRIQSLKPEQIERLGGMMVWDMAKGQAVPLHREQVGFHFKASGIDPALTGSHRVKLLNGREIDVMPLYQMYQVHLQDYDLDTTHQITRAPKDLIVRWARDSGTIKPAAMHNGEGVCHYFHMTEMGRAAAFIMTITGNIGKFGTGCHTWSGNYKAGIWNAVPWSGAGLAVHTGEDPFNLTLDANAHGKEIKTRSYYYGEEVGYWNHGDTALIVNTPKYGRKVFTGKTHMPSPSKVRWVTNVNILNNAKHHYDMVKNVDPNIEMIVTQDIEMTSDVNHADVAFACNSWMEFTYPEMTGTVSNPWIQIWKGGIRPLYDTRNDADTFAGVAAKLAEMTGDARFRGVFHFVYMNRVDVYPQRMLDASATCYGYSADVMLKSEKGWMVMGRTYPRHPLWEETNESKPQWTRSGRIETYRVEPEAIEYGENFIVHREGPECTPYLPNAIFSNNPFIRPDDYGIPITAQHHDDKHVRNIKLPWAEIKRHPNPLWEKGYQFYCVTPKTRHRVHSQWSVNDWVQIYESNFGDPYRMDKRTPGVGEHQLHINPQAAKDRGINDGDYVFVDGNPVDRPYRGWKPSDPFYKVSRLMIRAKYNPAYPYHVTMAKHAPYVATAKSVKGHETRPDGRAIAVDTGYQSNFRYGAQQSFTRNWLMPMHQTDSLPGKHTIAWKFKWGYAIDHHGINTVPKECLIRITKAEDGGIGARGPWEPVRTGFTPGQENEFMIKWLKGEHIKIKV